A genomic region of Pseudopipra pipra isolate bDixPip1 chromosome W, bDixPip1.hap1, whole genome shotgun sequence contains the following coding sequences:
- the LOC135405518 gene encoding olfactory receptor 14J1-like — MGFFLLNLSLTDLGCICTTVPKAMHNSLWDTTTISYMGCAAQIFFFYFFLSAEFSLLTIMCYDRYVAICKPLHYGTLLGSRACAHMAAAAWATGFLNALLHTASTFSLPLCQGNALGQFFCELPHVLKLSCSHSGYRREIGLIMITACLVFGCFIFIVFSYVQIFRAVLRIPSQQGRHKAFSTCLPHLAVVSLFVSTGAFSDLKPPSISSPPLDLVVSVLYSVVPPALNPLIYSLRNQELKDAIRKMMTGCFSGATTCLFSSAEHSLYNPLLTQPSF, encoded by the coding sequence atgggcttcttcctgctcaacctctccctcacagacctgggctgcatctgcaccactgtccccaaagccatgcacaattccctctgggacaccacaaccatctcctacatgggatgtgctgcacagatctttttcttttatttcttcctctcagcagagttttccctcctcaccatcatgtgctacgaccgctacgttgccatctgcaaacccctgcactacgggaccctcctgggcagcagagcttgtgcccacatggcagcagctgcctgggccactggctttctcaatgctctgctgcacacagccagtacattttccctgcccctgtgccagggcaatgccctgggccagttcttctgtgaactcccacacgtcctcaagctctcctgctcacactcaggctaccgcagggaaattgggctcattaTGATTACTGCctgtttagtgtttggttgtttcattttcattgttttctcctatgtgcagatcttcagggctgtgctgaggatcccctctcagcaaggacggcacaaagccttttccacgtgcctccctcacctggctgtggtctctctgtttgtcagcactggtgCATTTTCcgacctgaagcccccctccatctcctccccacccctggacctggtggtgtcagttctgtactcagtagttcctccagcactgaaccccctcatctacagcctgaggaaccaggagctcaaggatgccataaggaaaatgatgactggatgtttTTCAGGAGCAACAACCTGcctgttttcttctgcagaacactcattGTACAACCCTTTACTGACCCAGCCTTCCTTCTAA